The proteins below are encoded in one region of Paenibacillus sp. YYML68:
- a CDS encoding phage tail protein translates to MSDIVDYKKVSTAGLESSPVAEALAGLRAHEARYFMNKYKHEFTVMPASESEDTLAYVNQILMEERNIDFAARPLQTSRFQVVNIRWAYVFYEDGLGVNVMYTVDDPKKRAVGFKLSEGMEVPSELAPRFKFARQKSVLAGTIRGSFFVIKGEYD, encoded by the coding sequence ATGTCTGATATCGTGGATTACAAGAAGGTGTCTACGGCTGGGCTGGAGTCATCCCCGGTAGCCGAAGCGCTGGCAGGCTTGCGGGCGCATGAAGCCCGGTATTTCATGAACAAGTACAAGCATGAATTTACGGTTATGCCCGCTAGTGAGAGCGAGGATACGCTCGCTTATGTAAACCAGATCTTGATGGAGGAGCGGAATATTGACTTTGCGGCTAGGCCGCTGCAGACGTCGCGCTTTCAGGTAGTGAACATCCGTTGGGCCTACGTCTTCTACGAGGACGGTCTTGGCGTCAACGTCATGTACACGGTGGATGATCCGAAGAAGAGGGCCGTCGGCTTCAAGCTTTCGGAAGGGATGGAGGTGCCGAGCGAGCTCGCGCCGAGGTTCAAGTTCGCCAGACAGAAGTCGGTGCTGGCCGGGACGATCCGAGGGTCGTTTTTCGTGATTAAGGGAGAGTATGATTGA
- a CDS encoding SRPBCC domain-containing protein: MGSNVSLDYRFSSTIDKVWAALTDSATLAKWVMDNDFKPIVGHRFQFRQQPQGAWDGVIHCEVLEVDAPRRLSYTWVSGGEDTIVTWTLADGQDGSVLLHLEHIGFSKPQALGGARYGWTLMGERLAGVLAWRDEHV; the protein is encoded by the coding sequence ATGGGCTCAAATGTATCGTTAGATTATCGCTTCAGCAGTACCATCGATAAAGTGTGGGCAGCGCTTACCGATTCGGCTACGCTTGCCAAGTGGGTGATGGACAACGACTTCAAGCCGATAGTCGGGCATCGATTCCAGTTCCGTCAGCAGCCTCAGGGGGCTTGGGACGGTGTCATTCACTGCGAGGTTCTGGAGGTGGACGCGCCGCGGCGGTTATCCTATACCTGGGTGAGTGGTGGAGAGGACACAATCGTGACGTGGACCTTGGCGGATGGGCAGGACGGCTCGGTGCTGCTGCATCTGGAGCATATCGGCTTCAGCAAGCCTCAAGCGCTAGGCGGCGCGAGGTACGGCTGGACGCTCATGGGTGAACGGCTTGCCGGGGTGCTGGCATGGAGGGACGAGCATGTCTGA
- a CDS encoding helix-turn-helix transcriptional regulator: MNASAPSHDVYQAIADPTRRKLIRLLADAEELPLNRLTPHFDIGRTAVAKHLTILKEAGIVTDRKVGRETRNRLNPAPLREIQDWLSYYERFWTTNLQKLDYILKEKEDS, encoded by the coding sequence ATGAACGCAAGCGCACCCTCACATGACGTGTACCAGGCGATCGCGGACCCGACGCGCCGTAAGCTGATTCGGCTGCTGGCCGATGCGGAGGAGCTGCCGCTGAACCGTCTGACGCCGCATTTTGACATTGGGCGTACCGCCGTAGCGAAGCATCTGACGATCTTGAAGGAGGCGGGCATCGTGACGGATCGCAAGGTCGGGCGGGAGACGCGGAATCGTCTGAATCCGGCACCACTGAGAGAGATTCAGGACTGGCTGTCGTACTACGAGCGATTCTGGACGACGAATTTGCAGAAGCTGGACTATATTTTGAAGGAGAAGGAGGATTCGTAA